One window from the genome of Pseudomonadota bacterium encodes:
- a CDS encoding ATP-binding cassette domain-containing protein, with protein MGDIILRVRNLVARYGEELILNNISLDVYKGEILVILGGSGCGKSTLLRHMVGLSRPSSGSIYIDETDIAKCDTKILHDILKTIGVLFQNSALLGSMTIGENIALPITEYSGLPKNNVDILVSLKLNSVELEGYEDYLPSQLSGGMKKRAGLARALALNPKILFLDEPTAGLDPVISSEIDELVLQINKKYNTTIVIVTHDLDTIFKVAKRVIMLDKKTKSIIAEGDPKDLQDNSQDSSVRQFFNRNAKV; from the coding sequence ATGGGTGATATAATTCTCAGAGTAAGAAATCTTGTTGCCCGTTATGGCGAAGAACTGATTTTGAATAATATCAGTCTGGATGTTTATAAAGGTGAGATTCTTGTTATTTTAGGAGGAAGCGGTTGCGGAAAAAGCACCCTTTTAAGGCATATGGTAGGACTTTCCAGACCTTCTTCCGGAAGTATCTATATCGATGAAACCGATATTGCTAAATGCGATACAAAAATACTCCACGACATCTTAAAGACAATCGGCGTTCTGTTCCAAAACAGTGCTCTTTTGGGCTCAATGACTATAGGAGAAAATATTGCTTTACCAATTACCGAATATTCCGGACTTCCCAAAAACAATGTTGATATTCTTGTAAGTTTAAAGCTTAATTCGGTTGAGCTTGAAGGTTATGAAGACTATCTGCCTTCCCAGTTAAGTGGCGGGATGAAAAAAAGAGCCGGGCTTGCGCGTGCGCTTGCATTAAATCCGAAAATATTATTCCTTGATGAACCAACAGCAGGACTGGACCCGGTTATTTCATCCGAAATTGATGAACTTGTGCTGCAAATCAATAAAAAATATAATACAACGATAGTAATTGTTACTCATGATCTTGATACGATATTTAAAGTTGCAAAACGGGTTATAATGCTTGATAAAAAAACAAAAAGTATAATTGCCGAAGGTGATCCGAAAGATTTACAAGATAACAGTCAGGATTCTTCTGTAAGACAATTTTTTAACCGTAATGCAAAAGTATAG
- a CDS encoding MCE family protein codes for MATIKTKFSVGLFVLIGMILAFVAIIWVGMSHYFEQGRLYSAYFNDSVQGLSKDSPVKFRGVTIGRVSYIGVAPDGKLIEVVLKIETDTKPDKDIVAQLRSVGITGIMFVELDLKKQDEPDLSPSLSFVPDHTVIDTKPSEITRFLDKLTDVLDQINKLGLEEISVKTKLTLDEINSAISEAKLAKLSSDIRTSLDKWNRAVSAVDDAAGTFKTFTLNTDNAVSNFNNTVTKIDDIITGNKDSVAEAIKNLNHAVDNAGSLVIEGTEFIKNTDQNLSSMQQQILSTMQSIEKTSETLNRSVDQISDQPSVLLFGDPQPEKEIEKD; via the coding sequence ATGGCTACAATAAAAACAAAATTCAGTGTAGGGCTTTTTGTTCTGATAGGGATGATTCTCGCTTTTGTTGCGATAATATGGGTTGGCATGTCACACTATTTTGAACAGGGGCGTTTGTATTCAGCCTATTTCAATGATTCGGTACAGGGACTGTCGAAAGATTCGCCTGTGAAATTCAGAGGAGTCACGATTGGAAGGGTTTCTTATATTGGTGTTGCCCCGGATGGCAAGCTTATAGAAGTTGTATTAAAAATTGAAACCGATACGAAACCGGATAAAGATATAGTTGCTCAATTAAGATCTGTCGGTATTACAGGCATTATGTTTGTGGAACTGGATTTAAAGAAACAAGATGAGCCTGATCTTTCTCCATCGCTAAGCTTTGTACCCGATCATACGGTTATAGATACAAAACCATCTGAGATAACCCGCTTTTTAGACAAATTAACAGATGTTTTAGATCAAATTAACAAGCTTGGTTTGGAAGAGATATCAGTTAAAACAAAACTTACTTTGGATGAAATCAACAGTGCAATTAGCGAAGCAAAACTTGCCAAATTATCTTCCGACATAAGAACATCTTTAGATAAATGGAACAGAGCAGTCAGTGCTGTGGATGATGCGGCAGGTACATTTAAAACATTTACATTAAACACCGACAATGCTGTATCAAATTTTAATAATACTGTTACAAAAATAGATGATATAATAACCGGAAACAAGGACAGCGTTGCTGAAGCAATTAAAAATTTAAATCATGCTGTTGACAATGCAGGATCGCTGGTGATTGAAGGAACGGAATTTATTAAAAACACGGATCAGAATCTTTCATCCATGCAACAGCAGATCCTTTCCACCATGCAAAGCATAGAAAAAACCAGTGAAACTTTAAACCGCTCAGTTGATCAAATTTCGGATCAGCCGTCAGTTCTTCTTTTTGGTGACCCACAGCCTGAAAAAGAAATTGAAAAGGATTAA
- a CDS encoding membrane integrity-associated transporter subunit PqiC produces the protein MKISLKAFPKIYFVFLVLSIFFILSGCGGFGGSEKKIDYYTLEYSAPLPAGSNNLPFVINIGRFKSPLYNSDKIVYRINDFQTNEYVYHRWEKDPARLVSYFLFRDLKNSGLFKGVFTFDAGFAATHSVSGTVDGFFEDDRGKTWEAVLSLDIVLMAENEPDLSRKIIFQRKYATRKVCAKKNPKALAEAMSKAMHELSGQIINDIYKSLSEKVQ, from the coding sequence ATGAAGATTTCATTGAAAGCTTTTCCAAAGATTTATTTTGTATTTTTAGTTTTAAGTATATTTTTTATTTTAAGCGGATGCGGTGGTTTTGGCGGATCTGAAAAGAAAATTGATTATTATACACTTGAATATTCTGCGCCACTGCCTGCCGGATCAAATAACCTTCCTTTTGTTATAAATATCGGACGTTTTAAGTCGCCATTATATAACTCTGATAAAATCGTTTACAGAATAAATGATTTCCAGACCAATGAATACGTTTATCACAGATGGGAAAAAGATCCTGCAAGATTAGTTTCTTATTTTCTTTTCAGAGATCTCAAAAACTCGGGACTTTTTAAAGGGGTTTTCACTTTCGATGCAGGTTTTGCCGCCACACATTCTGTTTCAGGTACTGTTGACGGATTTTTTGAAGATGACAGAGGAAAAACATGGGAGGCTGTGCTTTCATTAGATATTGTGCTTATGGCCGAAAATGAGCCTGATCTTAGCAGAAAAATTATTTTCCAGAGAAAGTATGCAACAAGAAAAGTATGCGCCAAAAAAAACCCCAAGGCTCTTGCAGAAGCAATGAGTAAGGCGATGCATGAGTTATCGGGTCAGATTATAAATGATATATATAAAAGCCTTTCAGAGAAAGTGCAATAG
- the pgi gene encoding glucose-6-phosphate isomerase has protein sequence MAFQSIADLIEWKSLKKHAGLINSRKNHLKHLITEKGRIDNYCLNGAGIFYDFSRQRVDKEAMKLLINLARARKIKKQFADMTIGKKINTTENRAALHTATRSFSGLPLMLDGKDIMPEMLAVNNKIKEFVRKVHSGKIKGQTGKAFEHLVVIGIGGSYLGTEFVSTALKHLAKDKIKIHFLANVDIHNFGEIVASIDPEKTLWIVVSKTYTTAETTANTKQAYEFMKQKGLDPAKHFVTVTSKGSPGDDPASNPVLASFHMFDFIGGRYSVTSAVGGVPLSLYLGYDVFERFLKGAEEMDLHAKEATISKNLPLTAALISVWNNNFLNYPAQAIIPYASPLAKLAPHIQQLNMESNGKSVTKEGKNISVPTGTIIFGEPGTNAQHSFFQLAHQGRPFPIDFIGVINPCYEKYKNKSKGVTNHQELWANLIAQPAALATGKDDKDPAKCFSGNRPSSTILLDDLSPENIGRLLSFYEAKTVYEAFIWGINPFDQFGVELGKNLASGIRKQMVEKNTNPKYTFDDADPITKFYLEKLFS, from the coding sequence ATGGCATTTCAAAGCATAGCAGATCTTATCGAATGGAAAAGTCTTAAAAAACATGCCGGTTTGATAAATAGTAGAAAGAATCATCTTAAACATCTGATAACTGAAAAAGGCAGGATAGATAATTATTGTTTAAACGGAGCCGGTATTTTTTATGATTTCTCAAGGCAAAGAGTTGATAAAGAAGCAATGAAGCTTCTTATTAACCTGGCCCGTGCAAGGAAAATAAAAAAACAATTTGCAGATATGACAATCGGGAAAAAGATTAACACTACTGAAAACAGAGCAGCTCTTCACACTGCAACAAGATCTTTTTCAGGTTTGCCGTTAATGTTGGACGGAAAAGATATAATGCCGGAAATGCTGGCGGTAAATAACAAGATAAAAGAGTTTGTACGCAAAGTACATTCCGGCAAGATCAAAGGCCAGACAGGAAAAGCGTTTGAGCATCTGGTAGTAATAGGAATAGGGGGCTCATATCTTGGGACCGAATTTGTATCCACAGCTTTAAAGCATCTTGCAAAAGATAAGATCAAAATTCATTTCCTTGCAAATGTTGATATCCATAATTTCGGAGAAATAGTTGCATCTATAGATCCTGAAAAAACTCTCTGGATTGTGGTTTCAAAAACCTACACAACTGCCGAGACAACTGCAAACACAAAGCAGGCCTATGAATTCATGAAACAAAAAGGGCTTGATCCGGCAAAGCATTTTGTTACGGTAACAAGCAAGGGAAGTCCCGGAGATGATCCTGCATCAAATCCGGTACTGGCATCGTTTCACATGTTTGATTTTATAGGCGGAAGATACAGCGTTACCTCGGCAGTAGGCGGTGTGCCTTTAAGTCTTTATCTGGGATATGATGTTTTTGAGCGGTTTTTAAAAGGGGCCGAAGAAATGGATCTGCATGCAAAAGAAGCCACAATAAGTAAAAATCTGCCTCTAACAGCAGCGCTGATATCAGTATGGAACAACAATTTTCTTAACTATCCGGCACAGGCAATAATACCCTATGCTTCTCCTTTGGCAAAGCTTGCTCCTCACATTCAGCAGCTGAATATGGAAAGCAACGGAAAGTCTGTTACAAAAGAAGGGAAAAATATTTCTGTGCCAACTGGAACCATTATATTCGGTGAACCCGGCACCAATGCTCAGCACTCGTTTTTTCAGCTTGCGCATCAGGGGCGGCCATTTCCCATAGATTTCATAGGCGTAATAAATCCCTGCTATGAGAAGTACAAAAATAAATCAAAAGGAGTTACAAACCACCAGGAGCTTTGGGCCAATTTAATAGCTCAACCCGCAGCACTTGCCACAGGCAAAGACGATAAAGATCCGGCAAAATGCTTTTCCGGAAACAGGCCATCATCTACTATACTGTTGGATGATCTATCCCCCGAAAATATCGGCCGTCTTCTTTCCTTCTATGAAGCAAAAACAGTATATGAAGCATTTATATGGGGTATAAACCCGTTTGATCAGTTTGGGGTTGAGCTTGGAAAAAATCTTGCGTCAGGTATCAGAAAACAAATGGTGGAGAAAAATACAAACCCAAAATATACTTTCGATGATGCAGATCCGATTACAAAGTTTTATCTGGAAAAGCTGTTTTCATAA